The following coding sequences lie in one Gemmatimonadota bacterium genomic window:
- a CDS encoding M55 family metallopeptidase, which yields MRLRALFLVSLFSAGAAAPLVAQTDAQIARLNLFRAKRAPHEAGFRVFIVPDMEGMGSTVDSREVLAGNETPAYAGRSSPDYWDRFRSLLTKEVNATIAGARAAGGRSFVVNEGHGGNLFANIIPFDLDSGAMLVRGFPKPLVMITGLDSTFGTIMFTGAHGAPGSGGVMAHNFAFDAFTINGTRLNEVGINALIAGEMGVSVSLVSGDDALIDETRQILGKEFVGIVTKRAIGHSAAITYSPTKVRAMLKAGAAEAVRKERAGGIKPFTMSKPYTVDFTLRTSYPDSVVAGVKALREFKLEQLGPRSFRLVTNSAREMGYLLDAIEGVVLR from the coding sequence ATGCGACTCCGAGCCCTCTTCCTCGTTTCACTGTTTTCGGCCGGCGCTGCCGCGCCGCTCGTTGCGCAGACCGACGCGCAGATTGCGCGCCTCAACCTCTTCCGGGCCAAGCGTGCGCCGCATGAGGCGGGATTCCGGGTCTTCATCGTCCCCGACATGGAGGGGATGGGGAGCACGGTGGATTCCCGCGAAGTGCTGGCCGGCAACGAGACGCCCGCCTACGCCGGCCGCTCGAGCCCGGACTACTGGGATCGCTTCCGCTCGCTGCTGACCAAGGAAGTGAACGCCACCATCGCCGGGGCACGGGCCGCGGGCGGTCGCTCCTTCGTGGTCAACGAGGGCCATGGCGGCAACCTCTTCGCCAACATCATCCCCTTCGACCTCGACAGCGGCGCGATGCTGGTGCGCGGCTTCCCGAAGCCGCTGGTGATGATCACCGGCCTCGATTCGACGTTCGGCACGATCATGTTCACCGGCGCGCACGGCGCCCCGGGGAGCGGTGGCGTGATGGCGCACAACTTCGCGTTCGACGCGTTCACCATCAACGGCACCAGGCTCAACGAAGTGGGCATCAACGCCTTGATCGCCGGCGAGATGGGCGTCTCGGTGTCGCTGGTGAGCGGCGACGACGCCCTGATCGACGAGACGCGCCAGATCCTCGGCAAGGAGTTCGTCGGGATCGTCACCAAGCGGGCGATCGGCCATTCGGCAGCCATCACCTATTCGCCGACCAAGGTCCGGGCGATGCTCAAGGCCGGTGCCGCCGAGGCGGTGCGCAAAGAGCGGGCGGGAGGGATCAAGCCGTTCACGATGTCGAAGCCGTATACGGTCGACTTCACGCTCCGCACCTCGTACCCCGACAGCGTGGTGGCCGGGGTGAAGGCGCTGCGCGAATTCAAGCTGGAGCAGCTGGGGCCGCGCAGCTTCCGACTGGTGACCAACAGCGCGCGGGAGATGGGCTATCTCCTCGACGCCATCGAAGGGGTGGTGCTCCGGTGA
- a CDS encoding aldehyde dehydrogenase family protein, whose protein sequence is MPRGPHRKGDRIRDTARRQLARWRLRSYRPATRQAPGDSLDVDSRTPRRPPVTVGSPFPFLLAGELRHGDATWTIRSPHDGAVVGRAAVATRADVEAALDAAVRTAPEAAAMPSHARAAVLERIADALQLRREEVARLLASEAGKPVTAARLELDRAIFVFRQGAEEATRIGGEVIPTDLMPHGEHRLAITRRFPLAPISAITPFNFPVLLAAHKLAPMIACGATMVLKPPPQDPLSTLLLAEIIAGAGYPAGALSVLPSTNEDAAPLLDDPRIRLISFTGSARVGWMIRARAPMTRVVLELGGNAAVIVERDADIAHAVRRCVVGGYSYAGQSCISTQRILVHGDVYDAFVSAFTDAVAALRCGDPLDEATDVGPMIDEASAVRAEAWVADAVAAGARLAVGGTRTGALMRPTVLLDTTSAMQVNCAEIFAPVTTVRRFEDFDAALDIANDSPYGLQAGLFTNDIHRILRAFERLEVGGVVVNDISGFRVDHLPYGGVKQSGTGREGVRYAIEEMTEKRLLILG, encoded by the coding sequence ATGCCGCGTGGGCCGCACCGCAAGGGCGATCGAATCCGTGATACGGCCAGACGACAACTGGCGCGGTGGCGCCTGCGGTCGTATCGTCCTGCAACCCGCCAGGCGCCGGGTGACTCCCTCGATGTCGATTCCCGAACCCCGCGACGGCCTCCCGTGACCGTAGGTAGCCCCTTTCCCTTTCTGCTCGCCGGCGAGCTGCGACATGGCGACGCGACCTGGACGATCCGGAGCCCCCACGACGGGGCGGTCGTCGGGCGCGCGGCGGTGGCAACACGCGCCGATGTCGAAGCGGCGCTCGACGCAGCAGTCCGCACCGCGCCCGAGGCAGCGGCGATGCCGTCGCACGCCAGGGCGGCGGTGCTGGAACGGATCGCCGACGCGCTGCAACTGCGGCGGGAGGAGGTCGCCCGACTGCTCGCGTCCGAGGCGGGGAAGCCGGTCACCGCTGCCCGGCTGGAGCTGGACCGCGCCATCTTCGTCTTCCGACAGGGTGCCGAGGAGGCGACCCGCATCGGTGGTGAGGTGATCCCGACCGACCTGATGCCGCACGGTGAACATCGCCTCGCCATCACCCGGCGCTTTCCCCTCGCGCCCATCAGTGCGATCACCCCGTTCAACTTTCCGGTGCTGCTCGCGGCCCACAAGCTGGCGCCGATGATCGCCTGCGGCGCGACCATGGTGCTCAAGCCGCCGCCGCAGGACCCGCTCTCGACGCTGCTGCTCGCCGAGATCATCGCCGGCGCCGGCTACCCGGCGGGGGCGCTCTCGGTCCTCCCCTCCACCAACGAGGATGCCGCCCCGCTCCTCGACGACCCGCGCATCCGGCTGATCTCCTTTACCGGCTCGGCGCGAGTCGGCTGGATGATTCGCGCCCGCGCGCCGATGACCCGGGTGGTGCTGGAACTGGGAGGCAACGCGGCGGTGATCGTCGAACGCGACGCCGACATTGCCCACGCCGTGCGTCGATGCGTGGTGGGCGGCTACAGCTACGCCGGCCAGTCGTGCATCTCGACGCAGCGGATCCTGGTGCATGGCGATGTGTACGACGCCTTTGTCTCGGCCTTCACCGACGCGGTGGCTGCATTGCGGTGCGGCGATCCCCTCGACGAGGCGACGGATGTCGGCCCGATGATCGACGAGGCCAGTGCGGTCCGTGCCGAAGCATGGGTGGCGGACGCGGTCGCAGCGGGGGCACGCTTGGCCGTGGGTGGCACCCGGACCGGCGCGTTGATGCGCCCGACCGTCCTGCTCGACACGACCAGTGCGATGCAGGTCAACTGCGCCGAAATCTTCGCGCCGGTCACCACCGTCCGCCGCTTCGAGGACTTTGATGCGGCGCTCGACATCGCCAACGATTCGCCCTATGGCCTGCAGGCCGGCCTCTTCACCAACGACATCCACCGGATCCTGCGCGCCTTTGAACGACTCGAGGTCGGCGGCGTGGTGGTCAACGACATCTCCGGCTTTCGCGTCGACCACCTCCCCTACGGTGGCGTCAAGCAATCGGGCACCGGTCGCGAAGGCGTGCGCTACGCGATCGAGGAGATGACGGAGAAGCGACTGCTGATTCTGGGATGA
- a CDS encoding serine hydrolase, whose translation MRRLLLALLLLPAVATAQSPAAIDSIVNRALATFHTPGVAVAVVKDGKVIVARGYGVKKLGSPEPVGPDTRFGIASNTKAFTATALGILVEEGKLAWDAPVIRYLPEFAMYDPFVTRELTIRDLLVHRSGLGLGAGDLLWWPASTYTRTEVMQRLRYIKPATSFRTAYAYDNVLYLVAGEVIARVSGMTWEQFVQQRILARVGMAASTVRHSDAAGTDDVATTHAEINGTLRVIAPMISDNTNPAGGINAGARDIAKWLLVQLDSGKLANGERLISARTAREIWTGVTPMGTGPAAPELAPLAKQFNLYALGFQTNDFRGRKVVWHTGGLPGYVSFVAFIPEARVGVAVLTNSESLTFLAAGWSLLDYALGTTPPWDFIGGYSTLATRQQTMMAQQRKTTGAARDSTKGPSLGLANYARTYEDAWYGDVVVSYTNGKLRIAMSHTPQLQGELVHWQHDTFLARWDDREMRADAYVTFQLNPDGTIDQVKMVAADPETDFSFDFHDLLLKPKARR comes from the coding sequence ATGCGCCGCCTGCTGCTCGCCCTGCTCCTCCTCCCGGCTGTCGCGACGGCACAGTCGCCCGCCGCCATCGACAGCATCGTGAATCGGGCACTCGCCACCTTCCACACCCCGGGCGTGGCCGTGGCGGTCGTGAAGGACGGCAAGGTGATCGTCGCGCGCGGCTACGGCGTCAAGAAGCTCGGATCGCCGGAACCGGTCGGCCCCGACACCCGCTTCGGCATCGCCTCCAACACCAAGGCATTCACCGCCACCGCCCTCGGCATCCTCGTCGAGGAGGGGAAGCTGGCGTGGGATGCGCCGGTCATTCGCTATCTCCCCGAGTTCGCGATGTATGATCCCTTCGTGACGCGCGAGCTCACCATTCGCGACCTCCTCGTGCACCGCTCCGGCCTCGGCCTCGGTGCAGGCGACCTGCTCTGGTGGCCGGCCTCGACCTACACGCGCACCGAGGTGATGCAGCGCCTCCGATACATCAAGCCGGCCACCTCGTTCCGCACCGCCTACGCTTACGACAACGTGCTCTACCTCGTGGCAGGCGAAGTGATCGCCAGGGTGAGCGGCATGACCTGGGAGCAGTTCGTGCAGCAGCGGATCCTTGCCCGCGTCGGGATGGCCGCCAGCACGGTGCGGCACTCGGATGCCGCCGGCACGGATGACGTCGCCACCACGCATGCCGAAATCAACGGCACCCTCCGCGTGATCGCGCCGATGATCAGCGACAACACCAATCCCGCCGGCGGGATCAACGCCGGCGCGCGCGACATCGCCAAGTGGCTGCTGGTGCAACTCGACAGCGGCAAGCTCGCCAACGGCGAGCGGCTGATCAGCGCCCGCACCGCGCGCGAGATCTGGACCGGTGTGACGCCGATGGGCACCGGTCCGGCGGCTCCCGAACTGGCACCACTCGCCAAACAGTTCAACCTCTACGCGCTGGGCTTCCAGACGAACGACTTCCGTGGCCGGAAGGTGGTGTGGCACACCGGCGGACTCCCCGGCTACGTCTCGTTCGTGGCGTTCATCCCCGAGGCGCGGGTCGGCGTGGCCGTGCTCACGAACAGCGAGTCATTGACCTTCCTCGCCGCCGGCTGGTCGCTGCTCGACTACGCCCTCGGCACCACCCCGCCGTGGGACTTCATCGGCGGCTACTCCACGCTCGCCACTCGGCAACAGACGATGATGGCGCAGCAGCGAAAGACGACCGGCGCCGCGCGCGATTCGACCAAGGGACCCTCGCTCGGCCTCGCGAACTATGCGCGCACCTATGAGGATGCGTGGTATGGTGACGTGGTGGTGAGCTATACCAATGGCAAGCTGCGGATTGCGATGAGCCACACGCCCCAGCTCCAGGGCGAGCTGGTGCACTGGCAGCACGACACCTTTCTGGCGCGATGGGATGATCGCGAGATGCGCGCCGACGCCTATGTCACCTTCCAATTAAATCCTGATGGCACCATCGATCAGGTCAAGATGGTGGCCGCCGATCCGGAGACCGACTTCTCCTTCGACTTCCACGACCTGCTGCTGAAGCCGAAGGCGCGCCGGTAG